In one window of Mus pahari chromosome 3, PAHARI_EIJ_v1.1, whole genome shotgun sequence DNA:
- the Oser1 gene encoding oxidative stress-responsive serine-rich protein 1, protein MKSEAKDGEEESLQTAFKKLRVDASGSIISLSVGEGPSVRASVRTAADDTKPKTMCSSKDSWHGSTRKSSRGAVRTQRRRRSKSPVLHPPKFIHCSTTASPSSSQLKHRSQTEPPDGSSGRGISTPKEFNAGENSTSLDINHTGAAIEPLRSSVLRLPSESKTEELSDATQVSQESLTANDLSDFQSVSKLSQGKPCVCVGKECQCKRWHDMEVYSFSGLQNVPPLAPERRSLEDYSQSLQTRTLSGSPRSCSEQARVYVDDVTIEDLAGYMEYYLYIPKKMSHMAEMMYT, encoded by the exons ATGAAATCTGAAGccaaggatggagaggaggaaagcCTGCAAACTGCCTTCAAGAAATTAAGAGTGGACGCATCAGG GTCCATCATATCTCTGTCTGTTGGAGAAGGCCCAAGTGTCAGAGCATCAGTCAGAACAGCAGCAGATGATACCAAACCGAAAACCATGTGTTCTTCTAAAGACAGTTGGCATGG gtcTACAAGGAAGTCTTCCCGAGGAGCAGTGAGAACCCAGCGTCGTAGACGTTCTAAGTCTCCTGTTCTTCATCCTCCCAAGTTCATACATTGCAGTACAACAGCATCTCCTTCCAGCAGCCAGCTTAAGCACAGAAGCCAGACTGAGCCACCCGATGGCAGCAGTGGACGGGGAATTTCAACACCCAAAGAGTTCAATGCGGGAGAAAACTCTACTTCTCTTGATATTAATCACACAGGAGCAGCCATCGAGCCTCTGAGAAGTTCGGTTCTGAGGCTCCCATCAGAGAGTAAAACAGAAGAGCTCTCTGATGCTACCCAAGTCTCCCAAGAAAGTCTTACGGCCAACGATCTCTCTGACTTTCAATCTGTTTCCAAGCTAAGTCAGGGcaagccatgtgtgtgtgtaggcaaggAGTGCCAGTGTAAGAGATGGCATGACATGGAAGTGTATTCCTTTTCAGGTCTGCAGAATGTCCCTCCTCTGGCCCCAGAACGAAGATCACTTGAGGACTACTCTCAGTCACTGCAAACCAGAACTCTGTCTGGCTCCCCTCGATCCTGTTCCGAGCAAGCTCGTGTCTATGTGGATGATGTGACCATTGAGGACCTAGCAGGCTATATGGAGTATTACTTGTATATCCCTAAAAAAATGTCCCACATGGCAGAGATGATGTACACCTGA